One part of the Brevundimonas subvibrioides ATCC 15264 genome encodes these proteins:
- a CDS encoding DUF2924 domain-containing protein, with amino-acid sequence MSGLSETLALLEGMAIDDLRGLWRERLGEPPPVRSPDVLRRALAEALQMKAAGQGGVSSDRRLASAASRHRMGHKPKVRAASFKPGSTLIREWQGRRHEVEVLRDGFVWNGEKHASLSKVARLITGVRWNGPRFFGLREVDAA; translated from the coding sequence GTGAGCGGCCTAAGCGAGACGCTTGCGCTCCTGGAGGGCATGGCCATTGATGATCTACGGGGCCTTTGGAGGGAGCGGCTCGGTGAGCCGCCCCCGGTCCGCTCTCCGGACGTTCTACGCCGGGCCCTGGCCGAGGCTCTGCAGATGAAGGCCGCTGGCCAAGGCGGTGTGAGTTCCGATCGCCGCCTGGCCAGTGCTGCGTCCCGGCACCGCATGGGCCATAAGCCCAAGGTGCGCGCCGCGTCCTTCAAGCCCGGCTCGACGCTCATTCGCGAATGGCAGGGTCGCCGCCACGAGGTCGAGGTCCTGCGTGACGGCTTTGTCTGGAACGGTGAGAAGCACGCTAGCCTATCGAAGGTCGCCCGGCTCATCACTGGCGTGCGCTGGAACGGCCCCCGCTTCTTTGGCCTGCGCGAGGTCGACGCCGCATGA
- a CDS encoding DUF3489 domain-containing protein, with protein MPRKLKAEAAPETTARSPSKLDRLVAMLTREEGADMPTMIEATGWQAHSIRGAMASALKKKGHTVSSEKVGERRVWRSSTPTQEAQS; from the coding sequence ATGCCCCGCAAACTCAAGGCCGAAGCCGCCCCTGAAACGACAGCTCGCTCTCCGTCCAAGCTCGACCGCCTGGTCGCCATGCTTACCCGGGAGGAGGGGGCTGACATGCCCACCATGATCGAGGCCACCGGCTGGCAGGCTCATTCAATCCGCGGTGCCATGGCCAGCGCGCTGAAGAAGAAGGGCCACACCGTCTCCAGCGAGAAGGTCGGCGAGCGACGCGTTTGGCGCAGCAGCACTCCGACGCAGGAAGCTCAGTCGTGA
- a CDS encoding site-specific DNA-methyltransferase — MNNATPETIAQQIPPALRLIIEDLPIATLCIGGRQLRIRRKRDLEVMAASIRQFGFIVPVLIGADNMIICGKGRVQAAHLLGMVEVPCIRVTHLSEAERRVFAIAENQLGQLAGWDNETLKIELHELSGMDLSFSLELTGFSSAKIDSIVFGGESGDRSENAIPALPDQVVSRVGDLWQLGDSRLLCADATEPASFEQLLTGEQVRVVFTDPPYNVAIAGHVTSGGKHGEFVMASGEMTDDEFTAFSTKVMMRARENLVDGGLLYYCMDHRHMEHTLDAASAAGLDRLNLIVWDKKAGGMGSFYRSRHELIFLFRKPGASHVNRVELGRHGRDRSNVWTYEGVNGFGAAKAKAREMHPTVKPLALVRDAILDCTAKGDAVLDLFSGSGTTVIAAENVGRRGFATELDPRYVDVGVLRWQEFTGREACLASTGQTFRQVQAERSRHSNPATATADVAAPSADIIALPAPRVRVRTRLAA; from the coding sequence ATGAATAACGCCACACCCGAAACCATCGCTCAACAGATTCCGCCGGCGCTCCGGTTGATAATCGAAGACCTTCCGATCGCCACTCTTTGCATTGGCGGCCGCCAACTTCGCATACGCAGAAAGCGGGATCTCGAGGTCATGGCGGCGAGCATCCGTCAGTTCGGCTTCATAGTCCCGGTGCTGATCGGTGCCGACAACATGATCATCTGCGGCAAGGGCCGCGTTCAAGCCGCCCACCTTCTCGGCATGGTGGAGGTTCCCTGCATTCGCGTTACCCATCTGAGCGAAGCCGAGCGGCGAGTGTTCGCCATCGCCGAGAACCAACTGGGTCAGCTCGCGGGCTGGGACAACGAGACACTGAAGATCGAGCTGCACGAGCTCTCTGGAATGGACCTGAGCTTCAGCCTGGAACTCACCGGGTTCTCCTCGGCGAAGATCGACAGCATCGTCTTTGGCGGCGAGAGCGGCGACCGCAGCGAGAACGCCATCCCTGCCCTGCCCGATCAGGTCGTTAGTCGGGTCGGCGACCTCTGGCAGTTGGGTGACAGTCGTCTGCTCTGCGCCGACGCCACCGAGCCTGCAAGCTTCGAGCAACTGCTCACCGGCGAACAAGTCCGGGTCGTCTTCACCGACCCTCCCTATAACGTCGCCATCGCCGGGCACGTGACCAGCGGCGGTAAGCACGGCGAGTTCGTAATGGCGTCGGGCGAGATGACCGATGACGAGTTCACCGCCTTCTCGACCAAGGTCATGATGCGGGCCCGCGAGAACCTCGTCGATGGCGGCCTGCTATACTACTGCATGGACCACCGCCACATGGAGCATACGCTCGATGCCGCGTCGGCCGCCGGTTTGGACAGGCTCAACCTGATCGTCTGGGACAAGAAGGCTGGGGGCATGGGCAGCTTCTACCGCTCACGCCACGAACTGATCTTCTTGTTCAGAAAGCCCGGCGCGTCGCATGTGAACCGCGTCGAACTGGGCAGGCATGGCCGCGACCGCTCAAATGTCTGGACCTATGAGGGCGTCAACGGCTTCGGTGCTGCCAAAGCAAAGGCGCGCGAGATGCATCCCACCGTCAAGCCGCTGGCGCTCGTCCGCGATGCTATTCTGGACTGCACGGCAAAAGGCGATGCGGTGTTGGATCTATTCAGCGGCAGCGGCACGACCGTCATCGCCGCCGAAAATGTCGGTCGCCGTGGCTTCGCCACCGAACTCGATCCTCGATACGTGGATGTTGGCGTGCTGCGCTGGCAAGAGTTCACCGGCCGCGAGGCGTGTCTGGCTTCGACGGGTCAGACGTTTCGGCAGGTGCAGGCTGAACGCTCTAGGCATTCCAATCCAGCCACAGCCACGGCCGATGTCGCGGCCCCATCCGCCGACATCATCGCCCTGCCCGCCCCCCGGGTGCGGGTCCGCACTCGTCTGGCCGCCTAA
- a CDS encoding DUF5681 domain-containing protein has translation MSDDYDVGYGRPPQATRFKTGQSGNPKGRPRGSHNLHTLLSDAMQARVPVTIEGRRVHLTKAEVAVRQQVDNAAKGDLRALAFLVKAMAQAVPPPESVEHGQKTELSTDQYNAIFEALVLDHTAEGGL, from the coding sequence ATGTCTGATGACTACGATGTCGGCTACGGCCGACCACCCCAGGCCACACGGTTCAAGACCGGCCAGTCCGGCAACCCGAAGGGCCGGCCCAGGGGATCGCATAATCTGCACACCCTGCTGTCCGACGCCATGCAGGCCCGTGTCCCCGTCACGATAGAGGGGCGTCGGGTCCATCTAACCAAAGCGGAAGTGGCCGTGCGCCAGCAGGTCGATAACGCTGCCAAGGGCGACCTGCGGGCCTTGGCCTTCCTGGTCAAAGCAATGGCGCAGGCCGTCCCGCCGCCCGAAAGCGTCGAGCACGGGCAGAAGACGGAACTCAGCACGGACCAGTACAACGCCATCTTCGAGGCGCTGGTCCTGGATCATACGGCGGAGGGAGGGCTGTGA